A section of the Pseudomonas tritici genome encodes:
- a CDS encoding tRNA dihydrouridine synthase, with the protein MQIALAPMEGLVDNILRDVLTRVGGIDWCVTEFIRVNDRLLTPAYFHKLAPELLHGAHTAAGVPLRVQLLGSDPVCLAENAALACELGSQVIDLNFGCPAKTVNKSRGGAVLLKEPELLNQIVEHVRRAVPAHIPVTAKMRLGFDSPDGALVCATALAEGGAAHIVVHARTKTDGYKPPAHWEWIPRVQDVVKVPVFANGDIWSVDDWKRCREISGAEDIMLGRGLVARPDLARQIAAARAGEDVVEMTWADMQPMLQDFWTQSVAQLTERQAPGRLKQWLAMLTRNYPEAVELFTLMRRETDLEQVGRLLGMPSQRERSMALQD; encoded by the coding sequence ATGCAAATTGCTTTGGCGCCCATGGAGGGGTTGGTCGACAACATCCTGCGGGACGTGCTGACCCGAGTCGGCGGTATTGACTGGTGCGTGACCGAGTTCATCCGCGTCAATGACCGCCTGCTCACCCCTGCGTATTTCCACAAGCTCGCCCCGGAACTGCTGCACGGTGCCCACACCGCCGCGGGCGTACCGCTGCGCGTGCAATTGCTCGGCTCCGACCCGGTGTGCCTGGCCGAAAATGCGGCCTTGGCCTGCGAATTGGGTTCGCAGGTCATAGACCTGAATTTCGGCTGCCCAGCCAAGACCGTCAACAAGTCGCGCGGTGGTGCGGTGCTGCTCAAGGAACCGGAGCTGCTCAACCAGATTGTCGAACACGTCCGTCGCGCTGTGCCTGCCCATATCCCGGTAACCGCCAAGATGCGCCTGGGCTTCGACAGCCCGGACGGCGCCCTGGTTTGCGCCACGGCCCTGGCGGAAGGCGGCGCTGCGCATATCGTGGTGCATGCACGCACCAAGACCGATGGCTACAAACCGCCCGCCCACTGGGAGTGGATCCCGCGGGTGCAGGACGTGGTCAAGGTGCCGGTGTTCGCCAATGGCGATATCTGGAGTGTCGACGACTGGAAGCGTTGCCGCGAAATCAGCGGCGCCGAAGACATCATGCTGGGCCGCGGCCTGGTCGCGCGTCCTGACCTGGCACGGCAGATCGCTGCGGCGCGGGCGGGCGAGGACGTGGTTGAGATGACTTGGGCAGACATGCAGCCCATGCTCCAAGACTTCTGGACCCAGTCAGTGGCGCAACTGACCGAGCGCCAAGCGCCGGGGCGTTTGAAGCAATGGCTAGCGATGCTCACCCGCAATTACCCTGAAGCGGTGGAGTTGTTTACGTTGATGCGTAGGGAAACTGATCTGGAGCAGGTCGGACGTTTGCTGGGTATGCCCAGCCAGCGTGAGCGGTCGATGGCGTTGCAAGATTAG
- a CDS encoding acyl-CoA thioesterase, whose product MGWDLATPFIIDLQVAPEDIDGLGHANNAVYVSWLERCAWRHSQRLGLDLTEYRRLDRAMAVVRHEIDYLAAGYEGDELQLATWIVDWDQRLKMTRRFQLVRPRDGVTLLRAHTTFVCIELSSGKPKRMPAEFLDGYGPALTGG is encoded by the coding sequence ATGGGCTGGGATTTGGCAACGCCGTTTATCATCGATCTGCAGGTCGCCCCTGAAGACATCGACGGCCTGGGGCACGCCAATAACGCGGTGTATGTGTCTTGGCTGGAGCGCTGCGCCTGGCGCCATTCCCAGCGCCTGGGGCTGGACCTGACCGAATATCGTCGACTTGACCGCGCCATGGCCGTGGTGCGGCACGAGATCGATTACCTGGCCGCAGGCTACGAAGGCGATGAGCTGCAACTGGCCACCTGGATCGTCGACTGGGACCAACGCCTGAAGATGACCCGGCGCTTCCAACTGGTACGCCCGCGTGACGGCGTCACTTTGTTGCGCGCACACACCACCTTTGTCTGCATCGAGCTGTCCAGCGGCAAGCCCAAGCGCATGCCCGCGGAGTTTCTCGACGGTTATGGCCCCGCCCTGACAGGGGGTTAA
- a CDS encoding alpha/beta hydrolase produces MGTLTWTRRFNGTLGHLAPQMVANKMRRAFMTPRHLPPRDWELPLLAQSERITLRFGLSALRWGQGPAVLLMHGWEGRPTQFASLITALVDNGYSVIALDGPAHGRSPGREAHVLLFARAMLEAAAELPPLHAVIGHSMGGASAMLAVQLGLRTEALVSIAAPSRFLDALRGFTKMVGLPARARSAFIQEVELTFGMPLKHLDVAHYQMNIPGLIVHAEDDTFVPVKASQAIHEAWFDSRLLRLEQGGHQKVLADPRVIDGVLALLAGCCLQERQSA; encoded by the coding sequence ATGGGCACGCTAACCTGGACTCGTCGCTTCAACGGTACGCTGGGACACCTCGCTCCGCAAATGGTGGCCAATAAGATGCGTCGCGCCTTCATGACGCCGCGCCATCTACCGCCGCGCGATTGGGAGCTGCCGCTGCTGGCGCAATCGGAGCGCATTACCTTGCGTTTCGGTTTGTCTGCCTTGCGTTGGGGCCAGGGGCCTGCGGTGTTGTTGATGCACGGTTGGGAAGGGCGGCCCACTCAGTTCGCGAGCCTGATCACTGCGTTGGTCGACAATGGTTATTCGGTGATTGCCCTGGACGGTCCCGCCCATGGCCGTTCGCCGGGGCGCGAAGCCCATGTGCTGCTCTTTGCTCGCGCCATGCTTGAGGCGGCGGCAGAGTTGCCGCCGCTGCATGCCGTGATCGGCCATTCAATGGGCGGTGCCAGTGCGATGCTGGCAGTGCAGTTGGGCTTGCGTACCGAGGCGTTGGTGAGTATTGCCGCGCCGTCACGCTTTCTGGATGCGCTACGCGGCTTTACCAAGATGGTCGGTTTGCCAGCGCGGGCGCGGTCGGCGTTTATCCAGGAGGTCGAGTTGACGTTCGGCATGCCGCTCAAACACTTGGATGTGGCCCACTACCAGATGAATATCCCCGGCCTGATCGTGCATGCCGAAGACGATACGTTCGTCCCGGTCAAGGCGTCGCAAGCCATTCACGAAGCCTGGTTCGACAGCCGCCTGCTGCGCCTGGAGCAGGGCGGTCACCAGAAAGTGCTGGCCGATCCACGGGTGATCGACGGTGTGCTGGCATTGCTGGCCGGCTGCTGTCTACAGGAGCGGCAAAGCGCCTGA
- a CDS encoding TetR/AcrR family transcriptional regulator, whose translation MSDKKAQTRERILQAASAALIQRGPAEPSVGEVMGAAGLTVGGFYAHFESKDALMLEAFTQLLAKRRASIDDIDPQLTGEERRSLVAAFYLSRKHRDSTAQACPIPATVGEMSRLPDEFRQALNEHCELMAAQLAASPEDTDKALADMALMIGGLALARALGPGELSDRVLRAAKSAVR comes from the coding sequence ATGAGCGATAAAAAAGCGCAAACCCGCGAACGCATTCTGCAGGCTGCCAGCGCCGCGTTGATCCAGCGTGGCCCGGCAGAACCAAGTGTGGGTGAGGTCATGGGGGCCGCGGGGCTGACCGTCGGTGGTTTCTACGCGCACTTCGAAAGCAAGGACGCGCTGATGCTGGAGGCCTTTACACAGTTGCTGGCCAAGCGTCGCGCCTCGATCGACGACATCGATCCACAGCTGACCGGGGAAGAGCGCAGAAGCCTGGTGGCGGCGTTCTACTTGTCGCGCAAGCACCGTGACTCAACCGCCCAGGCATGCCCGATCCCGGCCACGGTGGGCGAAATGAGCCGTCTGCCGGATGAGTTCCGCCAGGCACTTAATGAGCACTGCGAGTTGATGGCTGCGCAGCTCGCCGCCAGCCCTGAAGACACTGACAAAGCCCTAGCTGACATGGCGCTGATGATCGGTGGCCTGGCCCTGGCCCGCGCGCTGGGTCCTGGTGAATTGTCTGACCGTGTGCTGCGCGCCGCCAAGTCGGCGGTGCGCTAG
- the gltX gene encoding glutamate--tRNA ligase has translation MTTVRTRIAPSPTGDPHVGTAYIALFNYCFAKQHGGEFILRIEDTDQLRSTRESEQQIFDALRWLGITWAEGPDVGGPHGPYRQSERSDIYKQYTQQLVDMGHAFPCFCTAEELDQMRAEQQARGETPRYDGRALLLSKEEVARRLAAGEPHVIRMKVPSEGVCVVPDMLRGDVEIPWDRMDMQVLMKTDGLPTYFLANVVDDHLMGITHVLRGEEWLPSAPKLILLYEYFGWEQPQLCYMPLLRNPDKSKLSKRKNPTSVTFYERMGFMPEAMLNYLGRMGWSMPDEREKFSLQEMVDNFDLSRVSLGGPIFDIEKLSWLNGQWLRDLPVEEFASRVQQWALNPEYMMKIAPLVQGRVETFSQVAPLASFFFAGGVNPDAKLFESKKLSGDQVRQLMQLILWKLESLRQWEKDAITATIQAVVESLELKLRDAMPLMFAAITGQASSVSVLDAMEILGPDLTRFRLRQALDLLGGVSKKENKEWEKLLAAIA, from the coding sequence ATGACCACCGTCCGCACGCGCATTGCGCCATCGCCTACTGGGGATCCCCACGTCGGCACTGCTTACATCGCCTTGTTCAACTACTGCTTTGCCAAGCAGCACGGCGGTGAATTCATCCTGCGGATCGAAGACACCGATCAACTGCGCTCTACCCGTGAGTCGGAACAGCAGATTTTCGATGCCCTGCGCTGGTTGGGCATTACCTGGGCGGAAGGCCCGGACGTTGGTGGCCCCCATGGCCCGTATCGCCAGAGCGAGCGCAGCGACATCTACAAGCAGTACACCCAGCAATTGGTCGACATGGGTCATGCGTTCCCGTGCTTCTGCACCGCCGAAGAACTGGACCAGATGCGCGCCGAGCAACAGGCCCGCGGCGAAACCCCGCGCTACGACGGCCGTGCGCTGCTGCTGTCGAAAGAAGAAGTCGCCCGCCGCCTGGCCGCTGGCGAACCGCACGTTATCCGCATGAAAGTGCCGAGCGAAGGCGTGTGCGTGGTGCCGGACATGCTGCGCGGTGACGTCGAAATCCCGTGGGACCGCATGGACATGCAAGTGCTGATGAAGACCGACGGCTTGCCGACGTACTTCCTCGCAAACGTGGTCGACGACCACCTGATGGGCATCACTCACGTGCTGCGCGGTGAAGAATGGCTGCCGTCGGCGCCGAAACTGATCCTGCTCTACGAGTACTTCGGCTGGGAACAGCCGCAGCTGTGCTACATGCCGCTGCTGCGTAACCCGGACAAGAGCAAGCTGTCCAAGCGCAAGAACCCGACCTCGGTGACCTTCTACGAGCGCATGGGCTTCATGCCGGAAGCCATGCTCAACTACTTGGGTCGCATGGGCTGGTCGATGCCGGACGAGCGCGAGAAGTTCTCGCTGCAGGAAATGGTCGACAACTTCGACCTTTCCCGCGTGTCTCTGGGCGGGCCGATCTTCGATATCGAGAAGCTGTCGTGGCTTAATGGCCAATGGCTGCGTGACTTGCCGGTGGAAGAGTTCGCCAGCCGCGTGCAGCAGTGGGCGTTGAACCCTGAGTACATGATGAAGATCGCGCCGCTGGTGCAGGGCAGGGTGGAAACATTCAGCCAGGTCGCACCGTTGGCCAGCTTCTTTTTCGCGGGTGGCGTGAACCCGGATGCCAAGCTGTTTGAGTCCAAGAAACTCTCCGGTGATCAGGTTCGCCAGTTGATGCAATTAATCCTGTGGAAGCTCGAAAGCCTGCGCCAATGGGAGAAGGATGCGATCACCGCGACCATCCAGGCGGTGGTGGAGTCCCTGGAATTGAAGCTGCGCGACGCCATGCCTTTGATGTTTGCCGCGATCACCGGGCAGGCCAGTTCGGTGTCGGTACTCGATGCGATGGAAATTCTCGGCCCGGACCTGACGCGTTTCCGTCTACGCCAAGCCCTTGATTTGCTTGGTGGTGTGTCGAAGAAAGAAAACAAAGAGTGGGAAAAACTGCTGGCTGCTATCGCCTAA
- the uvrB gene encoding excinuclease ABC subunit UvrB, translating into MSDFQLVTRFEPAGDQPEAIRQMVEGIEAGLAHQTLLGVTGSGKTFSIANVIAQINRPTLVLAPNKTLAAQLYGEFKAFFPNNAVEYFVSYYDYYQPEAYVPSSDTFIEKDASINDHIEQMRLSATKALLERKDAIIVTTVSCIYGLGSPETYLKMVLHVDRGDKLDQRELLRRLTSLQYTRNDMDFARATFRVRGDVIDIYPAESDLEAIRIELFDDEVESLSAFDPLTGEVIRKLPRFTFYPKSHYVTPRETLMGAIEGIKTELAERLEYLRSNNKLVEAQRLEQRTRFDLEMILELGYCNGIENYSRYLSGRDSGQAPPTLFDYLPDDALLVIDESHVSVPQVGAMYKGDRSRKETLVEYGFRLPSALDNRPMRFDEFESISPQTIFVSATPGNYEAEHAGRVVEQLVRPTGLVDPQIEIRPALTQVDDLLSEIGKRVALEERVLVTTLTKRMSEDLTDYLADHGVRVRYLHSDIDTVERVEIIRDLRLGTFDVLVGINLLREGLDMPEVSLVAILDADKEGFLRSERSLIQTIGRAARNLNGRAILYADRITGSMERAIGETERRRDKQIAFNLEHGITPKGVFKDVADIMEGAVVPGSRSKKRKGMAKVAEESAKYENELRSPSEITKRIRQLEEKMYQLARDLEFEAAAQMRDEIGKLRERLLAV; encoded by the coding sequence ATGTCGGATTTCCAACTCGTCACCCGCTTTGAACCCGCTGGCGATCAGCCGGAAGCCATCCGCCAGATGGTCGAGGGCATCGAAGCCGGCCTGGCCCACCAGACGCTGCTCGGGGTGACAGGTTCGGGCAAGACCTTCAGCATCGCCAACGTGATCGCGCAGATCAACCGGCCCACCCTGGTGCTGGCGCCCAACAAGACCCTGGCCGCGCAGTTGTATGGCGAGTTCAAGGCGTTCTTCCCGAATAACGCGGTGGAATACTTCGTTTCCTACTACGACTACTACCAGCCCGAAGCCTATGTGCCGTCCTCCGATACCTTTATCGAGAAGGATGCGTCGATCAACGACCATATCGAGCAGATGCGGCTGTCGGCGACCAAGGCGCTGCTGGAGCGCAAAGACGCGATCATCGTCACCACGGTGTCGTGCATCTACGGCCTGGGCAGCCCGGAAACCTATTTGAAGATGGTGTTGCACGTTGATCGCGGTGACAAACTCGACCAGCGCGAGTTGCTGCGTCGCCTGACGAGCCTGCAATACACGCGCAACGACATGGACTTTGCCCGTGCCACCTTCCGCGTGCGCGGCGATGTGATCGATATTTACCCGGCGGAATCCGACCTGGAAGCGATCCGCATCGAACTGTTTGACGATGAAGTCGAGAGCCTGTCGGCCTTCGATCCGTTGACCGGCGAGGTAATCCGCAAGCTGCCGCGCTTCACGTTCTATCCGAAAAGCCACTACGTGACCCCGCGCGAAACCCTGATGGGCGCCATCGAGGGCATCAAGACCGAGTTGGCCGAGCGCCTGGAGTACCTGCGTTCCAATAACAAGCTGGTGGAAGCCCAGCGTCTTGAGCAGCGCACCCGCTTCGACCTGGAGATGATCCTGGAGCTGGGCTACTGCAATGGTATCGAAAACTACTCGCGCTATCTCTCGGGTCGTGATTCCGGGCAGGCGCCGCCCACACTATTTGATTACTTGCCGGACGACGCGCTGTTGGTGATCGACGAGTCGCACGTCAGCGTGCCGCAGGTCGGCGCGATGTACAAAGGTGACCGCTCGCGTAAAGAAACCTTGGTGGAATACGGTTTCCGTCTGCCGTCGGCGCTGGATAACCGGCCAATGCGTTTTGACGAGTTTGAGAGCATCAGCCCGCAGACGATTTTTGTCTCGGCCACGCCGGGTAACTACGAGGCCGAGCATGCGGGCCGTGTGGTTGAGCAGTTGGTGCGCCCGACGGGGCTCGTCGACCCGCAAATCGAAATCCGCCCGGCGCTGACCCAGGTCGATGACTTGCTCTCGGAGATCGGCAAACGCGTGGCCCTGGAAGAGCGGGTGCTGGTCACTACGTTGACCAAGCGCATGTCTGAAGACTTGACCGACTACCTGGCTGACCACGGCGTGCGCGTGCGTTACCTGCACTCGGACATCGATACGGTGGAGCGCGTGGAGATCATCCGCGACCTGCGCCTGGGCACCTTTGATGTGCTGGTGGGGATCAATCTGCTGCGTGAAGGTCTGGACATGCCGGAAGTGTCGCTGGTGGCGATCCTCGATGCGGACAAGGAGGGCTTCCTGCGTTCCGAACGCTCGCTGATCCAGACCATCGGCCGCGCGGCACGTAACCTCAATGGGCGGGCGATTCTCTACGCGGACCGCATTACCGGTTCCATGGAGCGGGCGATTGGCGAGACCGAGCGCCGCCGCGACAAACAGATTGCTTTTAACCTGGAACATGGCATCACGCCCAAGGGCGTGTTCAAGGACGTTGCCGACATCATGGAAGGCGCCGTGGTACCGGGCTCGCGCAGCAAGAAGCGCAAGGGCATGGCCAAGGTTGCCGAGGAAAGCGCCAAGTACGAGAACGAACTGCGCTCGCCGAGTGAGATCACCAAGCGCATTCGGCAATTGGAAGAGAAGATGTACCAGTTGGCGCGGGACCTGGAGTTTGAGGCGGCGGCGCAGATGCGGGATGAGATTGGTAAGTTGCGTGAGCGTCTTTTGGCTGTTTGA
- a CDS encoding amino acid aminotransferase: MSLFSAVEMAPRDPILGLNEAFNADTRTTKVNLGVGVYCNEEGKIPLLRAVAEAEAIRVAQHAARGYLPIDGIAAYDKAVQTLLFGAESPLLAAGRVVTVQAVGGTGALKIGADFLKQLLPDAVVAISDPSWENHRALFETAGFPVQNYRYYDAATHDVNRAGLLEDLNALPPQSIVVLHACCHNPTGVDLSPADWQNVLDVVKAKNLVPFLDMAYQGFGDGIHEDAAAVRLFAESGLTFFVSSSFSKSFSLYGERVGALSIVGDSKEESARILSQVKRVIRTNYSNPPTHGAAIVAAVLNNPELRAQWEAELAEMRLRIRGMREQMVAELAKAAPGQDFSFVGRQRGMFSYSGLTVEQVTRLRTEFGIYALDTGRICVAALNQSNIDAVTKAIVQVL; this comes from the coding sequence ATGAGCCTGTTCTCCGCTGTCGAAATGGCACCACGCGATCCTATCCTGGGCCTCAACGAAGCATTCAACGCCGATACACGAACCACCAAGGTCAACCTTGGCGTGGGCGTTTACTGCAACGAAGAGGGGAAGATTCCACTCTTGCGTGCCGTTGCCGAAGCGGAAGCCATTCGCGTGGCGCAACACGCCGCCCGTGGCTACTTGCCGATCGACGGCATCGCGGCGTATGACAAGGCCGTGCAAACCCTGCTGTTTGGTGCTGAGTCGCCACTGCTGGCTGCGGGTCGCGTTGTGACCGTCCAGGCCGTTGGCGGCACCGGCGCCCTGAAAATTGGCGCCGACTTCCTCAAGCAACTGCTGCCAGACGCCGTTGTCGCCATCAGCGACCCAAGCTGGGAAAACCACCGCGCCCTGTTCGAAACCGCAGGTTTCCCGGTGCAGAACTACCGCTACTACGACGCCGCCACCCACGACGTAAACCGTGCCGGCCTGCTCGAAGACCTCAACGCCCTGCCGCCACAGTCCATCGTGGTGCTGCACGCCTGCTGCCACAACCCGACCGGCGTCGACCTGAGCCCGGCCGACTGGCAGAACGTGCTGGACGTGGTCAAGGCCAAGAACCTGGTGCCGTTCCTCGACATGGCCTACCAGGGCTTTGGCGACGGCATCCACGAAGACGCCGCTGCCGTACGTCTGTTCGCTGAGTCGGGCCTGACCTTCTTTGTGTCCAGCTCGTTCTCCAAGTCGTTCTCGCTGTACGGCGAACGTGTGGGCGCGCTGTCCATCGTTGGCGACTCCAAGGAAGAAAGCGCGCGCATCCTGTCCCAGGTCAAGCGTGTGATCCGCACCAACTACTCCAACCCGCCGACCCACGGCGCGGCGATTGTTGCAGCGGTGCTGAACAACCCTGAGCTGCGCGCCCAGTGGGAAGCCGAACTGGCGGAAATGCGCCTGCGCATCCGTGGCATGCGCGAGCAGATGGTCGCCGAACTGGCCAAGGCTGCTCCGGGCCAGGACTTCAGCTTTGTCGGCCGCCAGCGCGGGATGTTCTCCTACTCCGGCCTGACCGTTGAGCAAGTCACTCGCTTGCGCACCGAGTTTGGGATCTACGCACTGGATACCGGGCGTATCTGTGTGGCGGCGCTGAACCAGTCGAACATTGATGCGGTCACAAAGGCGATTGTTCAGGTTCTATAA